One Paramisgurnus dabryanus chromosome 10, PD_genome_1.1, whole genome shotgun sequence genomic region harbors:
- the LOC135779728 gene encoding protocadherin-10-like, with protein sequence MGFTGCFVCGFIFVLSLLDAAFAQIVYSVQEEVNKGTVVGNIAKDLNINVHDLEYRMFKIVTGSNKKYFDLNLKTGVLFVSERIDREELCLSNPKCSLNIEALATNPHNLYRVEIKILDINDNAPQFPVKVFTLNITEMASPGERYLLPVAEDIDVGSNSLKEYKLSLNDHFTIDTQSDEQSVFAELVLNKPLDREKQATMKLMLTGVDGGKPPKSGTLNIIINVMDVNDNNPVFSQPLYKVKLKENFAVGTKVTSVSASDLDEGINREIIYSFVGHGKKQDLFTILPATGDIMVNGHVDYEENPAIELRVQASDKGSPPRSTHCKVLIEVLDENDNAPEINMTPLLDNVKEDTKSGTAVALVTVSDKDGGKNGIVHCALKGAYPFKLESSYNNHYSLVVDGPLDREGVSHYNITITATDEGTPSLSNSSIIIVHIADVNDNAPHFPASVINTYLSENSQAGGLITKVTADDSDTGENAELSYSLLESSSSNVPITTLININSLTGEIFSLQSFNHEETKRFQFNVLATDSGVPPLSSNVTVNVFILDKNDNSPVILQPYSESGSVNTENIPYSAEAGYFVAKIRAVDADSAYNGLLSYHLTEPKGTNLFRIGTNTGEIKTRRRMSDNDLKTHPLIITVSDNGEPSLSQLCLWMLWLWRIWMTYRHRSDKFQLRRRVFQI encoded by the coding sequence ATGGGATTTACAGGATGTTTCGTGTGCGGATTTATATTTGTCCTTTCTTTGCTGGATGCTGCCTTTGCTCAGATTGTCTATTCGGTACAGGAGGAGGTAAATAAGGGAACTGTTGTTGGAAATATAGCGAAAGATCTGAACATAAATGTTCATGACCTGGAATATCGTATGTTTAAGATTGTGACTGGATCTAATAAGAAGTATTTTGACTTGAATCTAAAAACGGGCGTGCTGTTTGTCAGTGAAAGAATTGACCGTGAGGAGTTATGTCTGTCAAATCCAAAATGTTCTTTGAATATAGAGGCTCTCGCTACGAATCCTCACAATCTTTACAGAGTTGAAATTAAGATCTTGGATATAAACGATAATGCGCCACAGTTTCCTGTTAAAGTTTTTACCTTAAATATTACTGAAATGGCTAGCCCAGGAGAGAGATATCTCCTGCCAGTGGCCGAGGACATTGATGTTGGCAGTAATTCCCTGAAAGAGTACAAACTGAGTTTGAATGATCATTTCACTATAGATACACAGAGCGATGAACAGAGTGTTTTTGCAGAGCTCGTGCTTAACAAACCTTTGGATAGAGAGAAGCAAGCAACAATGAAGTTAATGCTCACCGGTGTGGATGGAGGAAAACCACCAAAATCAGGAACATTAAATATCATCATAAATGTTATGGATGTTAATGACAATAACCCTGTGTTTAGTCAACCTCTTTATAAAGTCAAACTGAAGGAAAATTTTGCTGTTGGCACTAAAGTTACATCTGTCTCTGCTTCTGATTTAGATGAAGGCATAAATCGTGAAATTATTTACTCGTTTGTTGGTCATGGAAAGAAGCAAGACTTATTTACCATTTTACCAGCGACTGGAGACATTATGGTAAATGGGCATGTAGATTACGAGGAGAATCCAGCTATTGAGTTACGAGTTCAAGCCAGTGATAAAGGCAGTCCACCAAGAAGTACACATTGTAAAGTTTTGATTGAAGTTTTGGATGAAAATGACAATGCACCAGAGATCAATATGACTCCACTGCTGGATAATGTAAAAGAGGACACAAAGTCAGGAACTGCAGTTGCTTTAGTCACAGTTTCTGATAAAGATGGAGGGAAGAATGGTATCGTACACTGTGCTCTGAAGGGCGCGTATCCTTTTAAACTGGAGTCATCATATAACAATCATTACTCTCTAGTGGTGGACGGACCTTTGGACAGAGAGGGTGTTTCTCATTATAACATCACAATTACAGCTACAGATGAAGGAACACCTTCACTTTCCAACAGCAGTATTATTATTGTACATATCGCTGATGTTAATGACAATGCCCCACATTTCCCTGCATCTGTTATTAACACTTATCTAAGCGAGAACAGCCAAGCTGGAGGACTCATAACAAAAGTTACAGCTGATGATTCAGACACTGGTGAGAACGCTGAACTTTCATATTCATTATTAGAGAGTTCAAGCTCCAATGTTCCTATAACAACACTGATTAATATAAATTCTTTAACTGGTGAAATATTCAGTTTACAATCATTTAATCACGAAGAAACAAAAAGATTTCAGTTTAATGTTTTGGCAACGGACTCTGGTGTTCCTCCTCTGAGCAGTAATGTgactgtaaatgtttttatactGGATAAAAATGACAACAGTCCAGTTATTCTACAGCCATATTCTGAATCTGGATCAGTAAATACTGAGAATATTCCCTATTCAGCTGAAGCGGGTTACTTTGTAGCCAAGATCCGAGCTGTTGATGCTGACTCTGCATATAACGGACTTCTGTCGTATCACTTAACTGAACCCAAAGGAACTAATCTATTCCGAATCGGTACCAACACTGGAGAAATAAAAACCAGGAGACGAATGAGTGACAATGACTTAAAAACTCACCCACTTATCATTACAGTGTCTGATAATGGAGAGCCATCACTTTCTCAACTATGTCTATGGATGTTGTGGTTATGGAGAATATGGATGACATACAGACATCGTTCAGACAAGTTCCAGTTAAGGAGGAGAGTTTTTCAGATCTGA